A part of Nitrospinaceae bacterium genomic DNA contains:
- a CDS encoding NIPSNAP family protein, with product MIYEMRTYKMKIGKAAEFMDNFEPLFERRQKISRLLGMFTADIGDLNRVMHIWEFEDAKHRDEVRAEAMSQSWWPPKSASIILEQSNKLLVAPPFRSEPRLGENGGVYEVRTYGVETGKMNDVISRWTEHLPERETVSPLAACFTSEFGTLNEFIHIWAYKDLLHRAEVREATKKLANWPPGSGPVLTSQNSEIWIPASFSLMH from the coding sequence ATGATTTATGAAATGCGAACTTACAAGATGAAAATCGGCAAAGCGGCGGAATTTATGGATAATTTCGAACCTCTTTTTGAAAGAAGGCAGAAGATATCGCGTTTGCTCGGGATGTTTACTGCGGATATTGGGGATCTGAACAGAGTCATGCACATCTGGGAATTCGAGGATGCCAAACATCGCGACGAAGTGCGCGCGGAGGCTATGAGCCAATCTTGGTGGCCACCTAAAAGCGCAAGTATCATTTTAGAGCAGAGCAATAAGCTGTTGGTTGCACCTCCATTTCGATCGGAGCCCCGGCTAGGAGAAAATGGAGGGGTTTATGAAGTTCGCACCTATGGCGTGGAAACGGGAAAGATGAATGATGTCATTAGCCGTTGGACGGAGCACCTTCCTGAGCGGGAGACTGTTTCTCCGCTTGCCGCGTGTTTTACGTCTGAGTTCGGCACCTTGAATGAATTTATACATATTTGGGCCTATAAAGACTTACTTCATCGGGCAGAGGTTCGTGAGGCGACTAAGAAACTTGCCAATTGGCCTCCAGGCTCCGGCCCTGTTTTGACTTCTCAAAATTCAGAAATATGGATTCCAGCATCTTTCTCGTTGATGCATTAA